A single region of the Lysinibacillus sp. B2A1 genome encodes:
- a CDS encoding histidine phosphatase family protein yields MSQTIYLFRHGETEFNTQGRYQGELDSPLTEAGIQQVQQNACMLKSIIGNPQDWKIISSPLGRAMQSAAIICETIGYNVQNVQQDKRLTEVAVGQWAGLTTSEIESAWPNLFHKKDIYNWYFHAPNGETYEAVTSRISNWLEEIQHEPKVIVISHGLTGRILRGLYAGLEKEDALKLEVSQDMFFKLSNKTITTIYSDFDDFY; encoded by the coding sequence ATGAGTCAGACAATTTACCTATTTCGCCATGGTGAAACAGAATTTAATACACAGGGTCGTTACCAAGGGGAGCTTGATTCACCTTTAACTGAAGCTGGCATTCAGCAAGTACAGCAAAATGCATGTATGCTAAAAAGTATCATTGGCAATCCTCAAGATTGGAAAATTATATCGAGCCCATTAGGAAGAGCCATGCAAAGTGCTGCAATTATCTGTGAAACAATTGGATATAATGTTCAAAACGTTCAGCAGGACAAACGATTAACTGAGGTTGCTGTTGGTCAATGGGCAGGACTAACGACATCCGAAATCGAAAGTGCTTGGCCAAACCTCTTTCACAAGAAAGACATCTATAACTGGTATTTTCATGCACCAAATGGAGAAACCTACGAAGCTGTTACAAGTAGGATAAGTAATTGGCTAGAGGAGATACAGCATGAACCAAAAGTGATCGTGATTTCACATGGCTTAACTGGACGCATTTTACGTGGACTATATGCTGGCTTAGAAAAGGAAGATGCCTTAAAACTAGAGGTATCACAGGATATGTTCTTTAAATTATCAAATAAGACCATCACCAC
- a CDS encoding DUF3995 domain-containing protein encodes MTTVITFIAIGLLWFISVLHIYWAFGGRWGTAAVIPVKKGEQQPIFKPRKLGTLLVSVLILLASFMLIFQAGYLESYQANTITKIGSIICATVFMIRAIGDFNYLGFFKKIKHSKFARYDTLIYSPLCLFLGFTYIILLF; translated from the coding sequence ATGACAACAGTAATAACATTTATAGCAATTGGTCTTCTGTGGTTTATCAGTGTGCTTCATATTTATTGGGCTTTTGGAGGTCGTTGGGGAACAGCTGCAGTCATCCCAGTAAAAAAGGGAGAGCAACAGCCTATTTTTAAGCCAAGAAAGCTTGGAACCCTACTTGTTTCTGTTCTTATTTTGCTGGCTAGTTTTATGCTAATTTTTCAAGCTGGTTACCTAGAGAGCTACCAGGCAAATACTATTACAAAGATTGGAAGTATAATTTGTGCTACCGTTTTTATGATTCGAGCTATTGGTGATTTTAATTATCTGGGGTTTTTTAAAAAAATAAAGCATTCTAAGTTTGCTCGATATGATACTTTGATTTACAGTCCATTATGCTTGTTCTTGGGTTTTACCTATATTATTCTGTTATTTTAA